One genomic window of Polynucleobacter sp. HIN11 includes the following:
- the gltX gene encoding glutamate--tRNA ligase — protein MPMRIRTRFAPSPTGFIHLGNLRSALYPWAFARSKGGDFILRIEDTDQERSSLEAVEVILEGMHWLGLDPDEGPIYQMQRMDRYREVLKQMLADGSAYYCYMSEDELNRLRDQQMANKEKPRYNGFWRPEPGKTLPEPPKDALPVIRFKNPIGGSVIWKDAVKGMIEISNDELDDLIIARPDGTPTYNFCVVVDDLDMQITHVIRGDDHVNNTPRQINIMKALGGTPPVYAHLPTVLDESGEKMSKRNGALSVRDYQKMGYLPEAVLNYLARLGWSHGDAEIFTQEQFVKWFDLEHLGRSPAQHNPEKLLWLNHHYIQQGDAKRLAQLCMPFIHQQGIDLSQGPDFESVVNLLKDRANTLLEIVEGAKLFYQGLPNLSNEQISQNIPNAVIPAITDFRERLIASNPKTKEEVATQLKATLTQFQLKMPALAMPIRYALFATTQTPALDAVIAVMGKDEVVERLSKIG, from the coding sequence CTGCCCATGCGTATTCGAACTCGTTTTGCCCCAAGCCCAACCGGCTTTATTCATTTAGGTAATCTGCGTAGTGCCTTGTACCCCTGGGCCTTTGCGAGAAGTAAGGGTGGGGACTTCATCTTGCGGATTGAAGATACTGATCAAGAGCGCTCCTCCCTCGAGGCCGTTGAGGTGATCTTAGAAGGAATGCATTGGCTGGGCTTAGATCCCGATGAGGGTCCCATCTATCAAATGCAACGCATGGACCGCTATCGTGAAGTTCTCAAGCAAATGCTAGCGGATGGCTCGGCATACTATTGTTATATGAGCGAAGATGAGCTCAATCGTTTGCGTGACCAGCAAATGGCTAATAAAGAGAAGCCTCGCTACAACGGCTTTTGGCGTCCCGAACCTGGCAAGACATTGCCAGAACCTCCCAAAGATGCTTTACCCGTAATTCGTTTTAAAAACCCAATTGGCGGCTCAGTCATTTGGAAAGATGCCGTTAAGGGGATGATTGAAATTAGTAACGATGAGTTAGATGATCTCATCATCGCCCGTCCCGATGGCACTCCCACCTATAACTTCTGTGTGGTAGTGGATGATCTCGACATGCAAATTACCCATGTGATTCGGGGCGATGATCATGTGAACAATACCCCACGGCAAATCAATATTATGAAAGCGCTTGGTGGTACGCCGCCGGTCTACGCGCACCTACCAACGGTCTTGGATGAGAGTGGCGAGAAGATGAGTAAGCGCAATGGTGCTCTGAGTGTGCGCGACTATCAAAAAATGGGCTATCTACCTGAAGCGGTCCTAAACTATCTCGCGCGCTTAGGCTGGTCGCACGGCGACGCTGAAATCTTTACGCAAGAGCAGTTTGTGAAATGGTTTGATTTGGAGCACTTGGGTCGCTCACCCGCACAACATAATCCCGAGAAACTACTCTGGCTCAATCACCACTATATTCAGCAGGGCGATGCAAAACGACTTGCGCAGTTGTGCATGCCGTTTATCCATCAGCAGGGAATTGATCTCTCGCAAGGCCCTGATTTTGAGTCCGTGGTTAACTTACTTAAAGATCGTGCGAACACTTTGTTAGAGATCGTCGAAGGTGCCAAGCTTTTCTATCAGGGCCTACCCAATCTCAGTAATGAGCAAATTTCACAAAATATTCCAAATGCTGTGATCCCAGCCATTACTGATTTTAGAGAGCGACTAATAGCATCAAATCCCAAAACTAAGGAAGAGGTCGCCACTCAGCTGAAAGCGACGCTCACTCAGTTTCAACTCAAGATGCCCGCCTTGGCAATGCCAATCCGGTATGCGCTATTTGCCACCACCCAAACGCCAGCGCTTGATGCGGTGATTGCGGTGATGGGTAAGGACGAAGTTGTCGAGCGTCTCTCAAAAATAGGCTAA
- a CDS encoding TauD/TfdA family dioxygenase: MRTSQAVNAVGSIPKSIDGPCAWRGADLAQKSDWIVHWTPEQVAELERAAEHFASTGLALENITPASFPLHNLEPFIQGQLQELLHGRGFVMLRGLPIANWSIEKAATIYMGIGRHMGSLRSSNGKGHLLGHVRDQGAKVEAGARFYQTNKKLDYHTDSADIVGLLCLQKAKQGGESFIASSMAVYNELVRRRPDLIPAMFTPYPTDRRGEVPEGRDPWFEIPIFNWYHGELSCVYLRHYIEEAQRRFPNAPRLTKEQVEVMDLIDAILQEPGFALQMAFEPGDIQLLHNHQILHSRNDFENWPEPERHRHLLRLWIAPPSGRPLPDYFASRWGNTTPGDRGGIIVPGTKLSVELSI; the protein is encoded by the coding sequence ATGAGAACAAGTCAAGCAGTTAATGCCGTGGGTAGTATCCCCAAATCGATTGATGGACCGTGCGCATGGCGAGGCGCCGACCTTGCTCAAAAATCGGATTGGATCGTGCACTGGACTCCCGAACAAGTCGCCGAACTCGAGCGCGCTGCGGAGCACTTTGCTAGCACCGGACTTGCTCTTGAGAACATCACACCCGCGAGTTTTCCTCTTCACAATCTAGAGCCATTTATTCAGGGGCAGCTGCAAGAGCTCTTGCATGGCCGTGGCTTTGTGATGCTACGAGGGTTGCCAATTGCAAACTGGTCGATTGAGAAAGCCGCCACCATTTACATGGGGATCGGTCGTCACATGGGGAGTTTGCGCAGCTCCAATGGCAAAGGACATCTCTTGGGTCATGTGCGCGATCAAGGCGCCAAAGTGGAGGCGGGTGCGCGTTTTTACCAAACCAACAAGAAGCTGGACTACCACACTGACTCCGCGGACATTGTGGGCCTCTTGTGTCTACAAAAGGCAAAGCAGGGTGGTGAGTCCTTCATCGCCAGCTCAATGGCTGTTTACAACGAACTTGTGAGGCGCCGCCCCGATCTCATTCCTGCGATGTTTACTCCGTATCCCACCGATCGCCGTGGCGAAGTTCCCGAAGGACGTGACCCTTGGTTTGAGATCCCCATCTTTAACTGGTATCACGGTGAACTATCGTGCGTTTATCTACGCCATTACATTGAAGAGGCGCAACGACGCTTTCCCAATGCGCCACGCCTCACCAAAGAACAAGTGGAGGTCATGGACTTGATCGATGCAATCTTGCAAGAGCCCGGATTTGCTCTGCAGATGGCATTTGAACCTGGCGATATTCAGCTTTTGCATAATCATCAAATTCTGCATTCCAGAAATGATTTTGAGAACTGGCCTGAACCTGAGCGTCATCGTCATTTGCTAAGACTCTGGATTGCCCCGCCATCTGGACGACCTTTGCCCGATTACTTTGCATCTCGTTGGGGCAATACGACCCCTGGGGATCGGGGCGGCATTATTGTGCCGGGCACCAAACTCTCAGTGGAATTGAGTATTTAG
- a CDS encoding Bug family tripartite tricarboxylate transporter substrate binding protein yields MLKSSKRLIGKSILAGLVASALGISPAIAQNYPNKPITLIAPYAAGGDSDFSGRNLAAVASKLIGQPIVVQNVVGASGTIGSQKVSAAPPDGYTLLVSRGGSQAIVPALDSKAPYKWNDFTMISLLDFNPVVCVVKNDAPYKTMKDLIDAIRANPGKLNYATAGPGTTQHLAVEVMLSQLGLPSTAAMMIPYKGGGEATTALLGGQVQFICNNLTTMVGQIKGGAMRALVTSTPNRLKDFPDVPTAKEMGIGNLEQVMGWSGLYGPPGLPAEVVNKWQAVLKEVAKDPAWLRGNDTVGAIPAIRSPQDTEKFAREQFELYSKLGTQLNLKK; encoded by the coding sequence ATGTTGAAGTCTAGTAAACGCCTAATCGGCAAATCGATTCTTGCGGGATTAGTTGCAAGTGCGCTTGGTATCAGCCCAGCAATCGCGCAAAACTATCCCAATAAACCCATTACCTTAATTGCCCCATACGCAGCTGGGGGTGATAGTGATTTCTCAGGCCGCAATTTAGCCGCTGTTGCAAGCAAATTGATTGGGCAGCCCATCGTGGTACAGAACGTGGTTGGTGCCTCTGGCACAATCGGCTCACAAAAGGTGAGCGCTGCGCCACCCGATGGATATACCTTATTGGTGTCGCGCGGTGGTTCGCAAGCCATTGTGCCAGCTCTCGATAGTAAGGCGCCTTATAAGTGGAATGATTTCACAATGATTTCCTTGTTGGATTTCAATCCAGTGGTGTGTGTGGTCAAAAATGACGCACCCTATAAGACCATGAAAGATTTAATTGATGCGATCCGCGCTAATCCCGGTAAGCTCAATTACGCAACTGCTGGCCCTGGAACAACACAACATTTAGCAGTGGAAGTCATGCTCAGTCAGCTTGGATTGCCATCTACTGCTGCCATGATGATCCCGTATAAAGGAGGCGGCGAGGCAACTACCGCATTATTAGGTGGTCAAGTGCAATTCATCTGCAACAATCTCACCACTATGGTTGGTCAAATTAAGGGCGGTGCCATGCGCGCACTGGTTACATCAACCCCTAATCGCCTAAAGGACTTCCCAGATGTGCCAACTGCCAAAGAAATGGGCATCGGCAACCTAGAGCAAGTCATGGGATGGAGTGGTTTGTATGGGCCCCCAGGATTACCTGCTGAGGTTGTGAACAAATGGCAAGCTGTTTTGAAGGAAGTCGCCAAAGACCCAGCTTGGTTACGTGGAAACGATACCGTTGGTGCAATCCCAGCGATTCGGTCACCCCAAGATACCGAGAAATTTGCCCGAGAGCAATTTGAGCTCTATAGCAAACTTGGAACACAACTGAACCTTAAGAAATAA
- a CDS encoding M48 family metallopeptidase — translation MHLMYRPRFIQAVVGILVASCLLVACANTSRPGVVGVQRSQFMMISAAQIDRMSAISFEQQAKAAQKKKILITSGPEYERLKTIANRLIPQTAVFRDDTRNWNWGLQLIDSPIVNATCAPGGRITFYTGIINKLNLNDDEIAAIMGHEIAHAVREHGREQVSQALAQNIISNVALAAAGAGSAQSIDAANQIMQYVMVLPNSRQNEREADAIGLELAARGGYDPRAAITLWQKMSKESQGKNPPEFLSTHPSNENRIKELSALIPKVMPLYEAAKRENVTK, via the coding sequence ATGCACCTGATGTATCGCCCGCGTTTTATTCAAGCAGTTGTTGGTATTTTGGTAGCAAGCTGCCTCTTGGTGGCGTGCGCCAATACTAGCCGTCCTGGGGTTGTAGGCGTGCAACGCTCGCAGTTCATGATGATCTCCGCAGCGCAAATTGATCGGATGTCGGCGATTAGTTTTGAGCAGCAGGCGAAGGCGGCGCAGAAGAAAAAAATCCTCATTACCAGTGGCCCAGAATATGAGCGCCTCAAGACCATCGCCAATCGACTGATTCCACAGACCGCGGTATTTCGGGACGATACCCGCAATTGGAACTGGGGTCTACAGTTGATTGATTCCCCTATTGTGAATGCCACCTGTGCACCTGGTGGTCGGATTACTTTTTATACCGGGATCATTAATAAACTTAACCTCAATGATGATGAAATTGCAGCCATCATGGGTCATGAGATTGCTCATGCCGTACGAGAACATGGACGGGAGCAAGTTTCCCAGGCATTAGCCCAAAACATTATTAGTAATGTTGCGCTTGCTGCTGCTGGGGCGGGCTCGGCACAATCGATTGATGCAGCCAATCAAATCATGCAATACGTGATGGTACTTCCTAACTCTCGCCAGAATGAGCGCGAAGCTGATGCGATTGGCTTAGAGCTTGCGGCGCGTGGTGGCTATGATCCTCGCGCTGCGATAACGCTGTGGCAAAAGATGAGTAAAGAAAGTCAGGGCAAGAACCCACCTGAGTTTTTATCGACCCACCCCTCCAATGAGAATCGTATTAAAGAGCTTTCTGCATTGATACCGAAGGTCATGCCCTTATACGAGGCGGCAAAGCGAGAGAATGTGACCAAATAA
- a CDS encoding thiamine pyrophosphate-binding protein, translated as MAERLGAHSLVDAFKAQGVNSIFTLSGNHIMPIFDAVIDHPIKLIHTRHEAATVHMADAYARLSGKVGIAMVTGGPGHANAVSALYTAAMAEAPVVLLSGHAPLNQLGKGAFQEMSQADIAAPLCKASWTCAGPQYLAADFELACAIAQSGRPGPVHLSLPSDALENPLTAASATPSPSAPKLASNPPLSSENAQLIVKQLRAAQKPVVLVGPRGCYQYAKELHQLSEALGVPVIATESPRGVGDPSLGAFAEVLAQSDCVLLLEKRLDFTLKFGNSPTFKADARFMQIDSEAAELQRSQNALGSRLELAVQADLLPSIETLLQTAKSDQAKSQDTSWLPWVKEAIAYRPNTWSTATSKTPKHAHPGRAMLALQAILDSHPDSVLVADGGEIGQWAQACLHAPNRVINGVAGSIGAALPFATAAAYTKPGVPVVAVMGDGTFGFHSSELDTAVRYQLPFIGVVGNDACWNAEYQIQIREYGQERAKGCELLPSRYDQVAEAFGGAGELVTDAVDVLPAAQRLQAKGLPAILNILIEGLPAPNLKRS; from the coding sequence ATGGCAGAACGGCTTGGTGCGCATTCATTGGTGGATGCCTTTAAGGCACAGGGTGTGAATTCAATATTTACCCTTTCTGGTAATCACATCATGCCCATTTTTGATGCGGTGATTGATCACCCGATTAAATTAATTCATACGCGTCATGAAGCGGCAACCGTTCATATGGCCGATGCATATGCTCGCTTGAGTGGCAAAGTGGGCATTGCAATGGTCACAGGTGGGCCAGGCCATGCCAATGCTGTATCTGCCCTATACACAGCCGCGATGGCCGAAGCTCCTGTCGTGCTTTTATCTGGACATGCTCCTCTAAATCAATTAGGCAAAGGCGCCTTCCAAGAAATGTCCCAAGCTGATATTGCCGCGCCTTTATGCAAAGCATCGTGGACCTGTGCGGGCCCCCAATATTTAGCAGCCGATTTTGAGTTAGCCTGTGCAATTGCTCAATCGGGTCGACCAGGCCCCGTTCATTTAAGCCTGCCATCCGATGCGCTTGAGAATCCATTAACAGCTGCATCTGCAACACCGAGTCCTAGTGCGCCCAAACTTGCATCAAACCCTCCCTTAAGTTCGGAGAATGCACAGTTGATCGTAAAGCAGTTACGTGCTGCGCAAAAGCCGGTGGTTTTAGTGGGTCCGCGTGGTTGCTACCAATACGCTAAGGAACTTCACCAATTAAGCGAAGCGCTTGGCGTGCCAGTGATTGCCACAGAAAGTCCTCGTGGCGTAGGCGATCCCAGTTTAGGCGCCTTTGCTGAGGTGCTAGCACAAAGTGATTGTGTCTTATTGCTTGAGAAACGACTGGACTTCACGCTCAAGTTTGGTAACTCACCAACTTTCAAAGCCGATGCGCGCTTTATGCAAATTGACTCAGAGGCGGCTGAACTGCAGCGCTCTCAGAATGCACTCGGCTCGCGGTTGGAGTTGGCAGTACAAGCTGATTTACTTCCATCTATTGAGACCTTATTGCAAACTGCTAAGAGTGATCAAGCTAAATCTCAAGATACTAGTTGGTTGCCATGGGTCAAGGAGGCAATCGCTTATCGCCCCAATACTTGGTCAACCGCTACATCTAAGACACCCAAGCATGCGCACCCAGGCAGAGCAATGCTTGCCTTACAAGCCATCCTCGACTCCCATCCAGATTCAGTACTGGTAGCAGATGGTGGTGAAATTGGCCAATGGGCACAGGCTTGCCTGCATGCACCCAACCGAGTGATTAATGGTGTTGCTGGTTCGATAGGTGCAGCACTGCCCTTTGCGACTGCAGCTGCGTACACTAAGCCAGGCGTGCCAGTTGTTGCTGTGATGGGAGATGGCACCTTTGGCTTTCATTCGTCCGAGCTCGATACTGCCGTTCGCTATCAACTGCCATTCATTGGGGTCGTGGGCAATGATGCCTGCTGGAATGCCGAGTATCAGATTCAGATACGGGAATATGGTCAAGAAAGGGCGAAGGGATGTGAGCTTTTACCTTCCCGCTATGATCAGGTTGCAGAGGCGTTTGGTGGTGCTGGAGAGTTAGTGACTGATGCGGTTGATGTCTTACCTGCTGCGCAGCGCTTACAGGCCAAAGGCTTACCAGCGATCTTGAACATCTTGATCGAGGGCTTACCTGCCCCCAATCTCAAGCGCAGTTAG
- a CDS encoding LysR family transcriptional regulator, protein MDRIQGISLFIRVVETGSFSKAASSLGITQPTATKHVAALEKRLGSLLLHRSTRGVTPTEIGKIYYEKCKTIIHEVEDAENLAGLLQTEVQGKLNISSSVAFGRRVLTPLVLEFMRDHPQLQVSLNLDDRYINLVEEGVDLAIRMGRLSDSSLGARFLGLNPWVLVATPEYLLQAGTPSIPSDLSRHTALIYSSVQGDHRWQFTGRDGSNKSIQVQGPLYSNNLSALLSATRQHLGIAALPWYIAYTSVQSRHLKPLLEDWTMPAQEIHAVYSSPRLLTSKVSKLIDWLAGQFKGNWWAREIGS, encoded by the coding sequence ATGGATCGAATTCAAGGCATTTCCTTATTCATACGAGTGGTCGAAACGGGATCATTTAGCAAAGCGGCGAGCAGTTTGGGAATAACTCAACCCACCGCCACCAAGCATGTCGCCGCCCTTGAAAAGCGCCTGGGATCCCTTCTGCTCCATCGCAGTACCCGCGGGGTAACGCCCACCGAAATCGGCAAGATCTATTATGAGAAGTGCAAAACAATTATTCATGAAGTTGAGGATGCCGAGAATCTAGCCGGCCTCTTACAAACCGAAGTACAAGGCAAACTCAATATCAGTAGCTCGGTCGCCTTCGGTCGTCGTGTACTGACTCCGCTGGTCCTAGAGTTCATGAGGGATCATCCACAGTTACAGGTAAGCCTCAACTTAGATGACCGCTACATTAATTTGGTTGAGGAAGGTGTTGATCTAGCGATTCGGATGGGGCGTCTATCCGATTCTAGTTTGGGTGCACGCTTTTTGGGTCTCAATCCCTGGGTCCTAGTCGCTACCCCTGAATACCTCTTGCAAGCTGGCACGCCCTCCATACCCAGTGATTTAAGTCGTCATACCGCACTGATCTACAGCTCCGTTCAAGGAGACCATCGTTGGCAATTTACTGGTCGTGACGGCTCCAATAAATCCATTCAGGTGCAAGGACCCCTCTACTCCAATAATCTCTCAGCACTTCTATCTGCAACCAGGCAACATCTCGGAATTGCGGCCCTTCCCTGGTATATAGCCTATACCTCCGTTCAAAGCCGACACCTTAAGCCCTTGTTAGAAGATTGGACCATGCCCGCTCAAGAGATCCATGCGGTCTATAGCTCACCACGACTGCTAACGAGTAAAGTTAGTAAATTAATCGATTGGCTCGCAGGTCAATTTAAGGGAAACTGGTGGGCCAGAGAAATCGGGTCATAA
- the gcl gene encoding glyoxylate carboligase codes for MALMKAAMAAVLVMEKEGITTAFGVPGAAINPLYAQLRERQSITHILARHVEGASHMAEGYTRAKAGNIGVCIGTSGPAGTDMITGLYSASADSIPILCITGQAPRARLYKEDFQAVDIESIAKPVTKMAVTVREPGLVPRVFQQAFHVMRSGRPGPVLIDLPIDVQLAEIEFDIDTYEPLPVYKPFANKKQIEKAMEMLMSAEKPLIVAGGGIINADAADLLVEFAEITGVPVIPTLMGWGAIPDDHPLMAGMVGLQTSHRYGNATMLASDFVLGIGNRWANRHTGSLEVYTKGRKFVHVDIEPTQIGRVFNPDYGIVSDAKAALELFVEVAKEWKAKGKLKNYSDWVSRCQERKRLMLRKTNFDNVPIKPQRVYQEMNQAFKRDTVYVSTIGLSQIAGGQFLHVYGARQWINCGQAGPLGWTVPAALGVLAADPTRTVVGLAGDYDFQFLIEELAVGAQFKLPLVMVLVNNSYLGLIRQAQRGFDMDYCVQLAFDNINVHDDNLKGYGVDHGKVVEGLGCKTLRVTHPGKIQEALIEAQKMAKEYRVPVVVEIILEKVTNIAMGTEINNVNEFEDIDCRHPAGTEGLVTAGLLE; via the coding sequence ATGGCACTCATGAAAGCCGCAATGGCAGCTGTTTTGGTAATGGAAAAAGAGGGCATCACCACCGCGTTTGGCGTTCCTGGTGCCGCGATTAATCCCCTGTACGCACAATTACGCGAGCGTCAATCCATCACCCATATTCTGGCACGTCACGTCGAGGGCGCATCTCACATGGCTGAGGGCTACACCCGTGCCAAGGCTGGCAATATCGGTGTTTGTATCGGTACCTCCGGCCCCGCTGGAACGGACATGATTACTGGCTTGTATTCAGCAAGCGCAGATTCAATTCCAATCCTTTGTATTACAGGCCAAGCACCACGTGCCCGTCTCTATAAAGAAGATTTCCAGGCGGTTGATATCGAGAGTATTGCCAAGCCAGTGACCAAAATGGCCGTAACCGTGCGTGAGCCTGGTTTGGTACCTCGCGTATTTCAGCAAGCCTTTCATGTAATGCGCTCAGGACGTCCTGGCCCTGTACTGATTGATTTGCCCATCGATGTGCAGTTAGCCGAGATCGAGTTTGATATCGATACCTACGAGCCATTGCCGGTTTACAAACCATTTGCCAATAAGAAGCAAATTGAGAAGGCCATGGAGATGTTGATGTCAGCCGAGAAGCCATTGATCGTGGCGGGCGGCGGAATCATTAATGCAGATGCCGCAGATCTTTTAGTGGAGTTTGCCGAGATTACTGGTGTTCCTGTGATCCCAACATTAATGGGTTGGGGTGCAATTCCAGATGATCATCCCTTGATGGCTGGCATGGTGGGTTTACAAACCTCGCATCGTTATGGCAATGCCACGATGTTGGCCAGCGACTTTGTATTAGGAATCGGTAATCGTTGGGCCAATCGCCATACTGGTTCGTTAGAGGTCTACACCAAAGGCCGTAAGTTTGTACACGTCGATATTGAACCAACTCAGATTGGTCGCGTATTTAATCCTGACTACGGCATTGTGTCTGATGCGAAGGCTGCCCTCGAACTCTTCGTTGAAGTAGCCAAAGAGTGGAAGGCGAAAGGCAAGCTCAAAAATTACAGCGATTGGGTCTCGCGTTGCCAAGAGCGTAAGCGCCTCATGTTACGCAAAACAAACTTTGATAATGTGCCCATCAAGCCTCAGCGTGTTTATCAAGAGATGAACCAAGCGTTTAAACGCGATACGGTTTATGTATCAACCATTGGTCTTTCACAAATCGCTGGCGGCCAGTTCTTGCATGTCTATGGCGCACGTCAATGGATTAATTGCGGTCAAGCAGGCCCCTTAGGTTGGACTGTGCCAGCTGCACTTGGTGTGTTGGCTGCTGACCCAACTCGCACCGTCGTTGGTCTTGCAGGTGATTATGACTTCCAGTTCTTGATTGAGGAATTGGCCGTTGGTGCTCAGTTTAAGTTGCCACTCGTCATGGTTCTCGTGAACAACAGCTACCTTGGCCTCATCCGTCAGGCGCAGCGTGGCTTCGATATGGATTACTGTGTACAGCTCGCGTTTGACAATATCAACGTACACGATGACAACCTGAAGGGCTATGGCGTTGATCACGGTAAGGTGGTTGAAGGCTTAGGTTGTAAAACCTTGCGCGTTACCCATCCAGGCAAGATTCAGGAGGCTTTGATTGAGGCCCAGAAGATGGCCAAAGAGTATCGAGTCCCCGTAGTTGTTGAAATCATTTTGGAGAAGGTCACCAATATCGCCATGGGTACCGAGATCAATAATGTCAACGAGTTTGAGGACATTGATTGCCGTCACCCAGCCGGTACTGAAGGTTTGGTAACGGCCGGTCTTTTAGAATAA